The DNA window GCGAGGAAACACGGTGTACTTTTATTTGCCGCCACAGGAGTCTCCGCATCGATCGTCGTAAGTTGCCGTTCCGTGCGGTTGTTCTCGCGGTATCAAGGTGGTCGCTCACCTTCGTTTCACGAGCGTTCGACGCGTACAGCGCATCGATGACCCAGACACTATCGTGTAGACGCTCACGGCCGTCCGGACGCTCTCGGCGGATGTTGATCGGAGGTCACGCTTCGAGATCGCGTAAGACGGACCTGTCACTCCACGGATCGGCGGGTGGTATCGATCACAGCTCTGCTATCGGATCGCTTCTGCGTTCTCGAGAAACCGTTCCCCTCAGTGGAAGCTCGAATTCACGACGATTAGCCTCGTCGCTGGGTTTCGTTCTCGTTTTCGGACTTCGTGCTGTCCTCCCAGCGAATCCGAACGTATATCTATCGGAGATTCCGTATGGTAATACATGAGGAGTTCTCAGGCAGAAGATAAAAATCGGGCAGCGGAGGTCGTCACCGGGTTTTTAGACCGAGACCTCGTTTCAAAAGAGGTTAGGGTTGACGCGGTCTCAAAGTTAGAGAACGACGATCCCTTCCGAGCCTTAGAAATTATTTTGGAAAGTCGAAACTCGGTCCAGTGAGGGCCGACGTTTCTCGGCCGACGTGGTCAACGTAGATTCTGCAGTGAGGGTCGGTATTACCACTGTTTGCCCCTCGAGTAGCGATACCGATCACACGGGTTGGACCGAGACACCCACATTTGTACAGCACCGCTCGCGTGAGGGAGCGATCGGTAGCAGTAGATCAGGGAGCACTGGTCTCTAACTGTGGTTTCACGCGACAAACATCCGTCAGAACGGTCGAAAAATAAGATAGCAAAGAAGAATTTTAAACAGTCAACACTTTCCTTATAGGGACTTTCAGGATTAGCATGGGGACGACAGCCAACCCTGATACGAATCAGGGGAAACCGCGGGGATTGGGAGAAAAAGTCACCGAATTTATTAGATACATACCCGACGGAACGTCGATACCAGAGGAGATGTGGAATAACCGCCATCGGAACATCCTCTTGCTGATCGCCGTACAGGTGCCACTGCTGTTACTACTCGGCCGCTACGAGGGGACCGAATCCGTTACCGGAGCGGAGATTCCAGCCACCCCACCGTGGATGCTCGGTGGACTTTTGACGGTTATCATCGCGACTACCGCGCTCTCGAGTTGGTCACGGTTCGGACGACGGCAACGGACCACGCTCGCAGCGTTCAGTGTGATGTCCGTCTCGATGGCGCTGGTGAAGTTTTCGGGCGGCTACATCGAGGCGCACTTCCACTTTTTCGTCTTCATCGCGATCCTCGCGCTGTACGAAGACTGGCTTCCGTTCGCGATCGGGATGGGGTATGTCGCGATCGGCCACGGTGCGTTCAGCTTGATCGACTCGAGCCTCGTCTATAACCACTCGGCGGCGATCGCGAACCCGATCGTCTGGGGCGGCATTCACGCCGTGTTCATCACCGGCCTCGCGGGGGCGCTCATGGTGAACTGGTATTCGATCGAGAAGTCTCGCGAGGCAGCGCAACGACAACTCGAGTTGGTCGCCGAGCAGAAGGCCGAAATCAAAGACGCCGAGGAAGCGAAGGCTGAGGCTGAGGAGGCGAAAGCCGAGGCCGAAGCGGCCAAAGCAGAGGCCGAAGCGGCCAAAGCGCAGACCGAAAAGCGCCGCGAGGAAGTCGAGCGACTCAATCACCATCTCGAGCAGAAGGCCAGCGCGTACAGTTCGGTAATGAATCAGGCGGCCGATGGCGATCTTACCGCTCGACTCGACGCCGACAGCGAGAGCGAGGCGATGGAACGGATCGGGCGTACGTTCAACGGCATGATGGACGACATCGAAGCGACGATGGCGGAAATTCAGTCGTTCGCCCGCGACGTATCGGCGGCGAGTGAGAAAACGATGGACGGCGCGACGACGGCTGAAGAACTCAGCGAGAACGTCACGCAGTCTATTTCGGAAATCGCCGACGGTGCGGACGAGCAGCGAGAGATGCTTGCGGAAGTTTCCGGCGAGATGAACACCCTCTCTGCGACGATCGAAGAGGTTGCCTCGTCCGCAGTGACCGTCGTCGAAACCTCACAGGAAACGGCGACCATTGCAGAAACCGGCGAGGCGACCGCGCGAAACGCGATCGAGAGCGTCGACGAGTCACAGGCTGCGATCGACTCTACTGCGGCGACGGTCCAGGAACTCGACGACCGGATGAGTGATATCGGCGAAATCGTCAACCTGATCGGCGACATCGCCGAGCAAACCAACCTACTCGCACTGAACGCTAACATCGAAGCCGCAAGAGCGGGAAGCGACGGCGGAACGAGCGACGGGTTCACGGTCGTCGCCAACGAGGTCAAACAGTTGGCCGAAGAAACGCAGGAAGCTGCGAAGGATATCGAAGAGATCATCGCCGGAACTCAAGAGCAAACGGCCGCAACCGTTGCGGAAGCCCGTACCGCGGAGAAGCATATGGAAAACACTGCTGACGCCGTTCAAGAGGCCGCTGCTGCGTTCACCGACGTCGCCGAAAACACTGCACGAACCAACGACGGCATTCGTGAGATAAGCGAGGCGACCGACGACCAGGCCGCGAGTACGGAGGAAACCGTCTCGATGGTTGAGGCGGTG is part of the Halopiger aswanensis genome and encodes:
- a CDS encoding methyl-accepting chemotaxis protein, translated to MWNNRHRNILLLIAVQVPLLLLLGRYEGTESVTGAEIPATPPWMLGGLLTVIIATTALSSWSRFGRRQRTTLAAFSVMSVSMALVKFSGGYIEAHFHFFVFIAILALYEDWLPFAIGMGYVAIGHGAFSLIDSSLVYNHSAAIANPIVWGGIHAVFITGLAGALMVNWYSIEKSREAAQRQLELVAEQKAEIKDAEEAKAEAEEAKAEAEAAKAEAEAAKAQTEKRREEVERLNHHLEQKASAYSSVMNQAADGDLTARLDADSESEAMERIGRTFNGMMDDIEATMAEIQSFARDVSAASEKTMDGATTAEELSENVTQSISEIADGADEQREMLAEVSGEMNTLSATIEEVASSAVTVVETSQETATIAETGEATARNAIESVDESQAAIDSTAATVQELDDRMSDIGEIVNLIGDIAEQTNLLALNANIEAARAGSDGGTSDGFTVVANEVKQLAEETQEAAKDIEEIIAGTQEQTAATVAEARTAEKHMENTADAVQEAAAAFTDVAENTARTNDGIREISEATDDQAASTEETVSMVEAVATISRTTADEASSVSAAADDQLSAISQATAEAGSLTDHAERLQRLLQKFEVGGQSSVGNAAPGRGGATNT